The Streptomyces sp. NBC_00775 genome includes the window GCGCTGCTGGCCGCGGGGCTCGGTCTGGACGCGACAGGCGTCGACCTCGCCTCCAACGCCCTGCGCGTGGCCGAAACGAAGGCGCGCGACCGAGGCCTCCCGGCGCGGTTCATGCTCCACGACGCCCGTCGACTGGCCGATCTGCACGAGCGGTTCGACACCGTGCTCGACTGCGGGCTCTTCCACATCTTCGACGGCGACGATCGCGCCGCCTACGTCGACGGCCTGCGGTCCGTACTGCCGGTGGGCGGCCGCTGCTTCATCCTCGCCTTCAGTGACCGGCAGCCGGGCGAGTGGGGACACGTGCACCGGCTGACGCGCGGCGAGATCGAGGCCGCGTTCGCCGACGGATGGCGCATCGACTCGATCGAACCGGCCACGCTCGACATCACCACCGACCCCGTCGGCATCCAGGCCTGGCTGGTCGCCCTCACCCGGATCTGAGCCTTCACGGGGGCGGCACCTCACTGCCCGCGCGGAGAAAGGAACACCATGCTGACCGCCGAAGCCCGTGTCGAGACCGATCGTCCGAGCCGGTATCTCGTCCAGCTCTGCAAGCACTTCGACAACAAGGGGCGGCACTTGAGCCATCGGCCGCGCGGCCACAACGGCGAGGACGCGCAGGCGCTGGACGAGACGCGGGCGGCGGCAGCCCAGGCGCAGGTCGAATGGTCCGAGACGCGGGGGAGCGTCCGCCTTCCCTGGGGCCGGTGCGAGCTGCGGGCCGAACCGGGCGCGCTGACCGCACATGTCGAAGCCGTCGACGAGGAGAACCTGCGGCGGCTCCAGGACCTCGTCGCCGGGCACGTCGCGAGGTTCGGCAGGCGTGAGGAGCTGACGGTGACCTGGAAAGGGCCCGAAACCGCGATGGAGCCGGCCGACGACAACGCCGTCGACTTGGCTCCGGCGACGCGAGGAGAGGTCGTACGAAGCCGTCGGCGCGCCAGGACGGCGGCCCTCGTGGCGATCGGCGTGCTCGCCGTCGCCGTACACCTCGGGCTGGGCGGAGTCCTGCTCGCGAACTTGCGGTGGACGGGATGGGCCGTGGGCGTCGTCCTGGCGGTCGTCCTGCTGAAGGTCACCGTCCTGACGGGCCTGGGCCGCTTCGTCCTGCGCCGAGACAGGACCTCCCGGGCCCGCTGACGCCGTCGCCGACGTCAGCCGGCGCTACCGGGATTCATTCGCAGTGCTCCGGCCTTCAGGCCGGGGGTGAAGCGAATCTGATGGTGGCGACGCGGAGCGTCGCGGATTCCGGTCCGGCGGAGCCGTCGGGGTGTCCCACGGTGTGCATGACGAACACGCCCAGCGCCAGCACCACGACGAGCAGCAGGTGCCCGAGGGCCGCTCCTGTTCGTACGTTTCGGCTCACACGCACTCTGGGGTCTACGCCTGTGATCGCTCCGGACGTTGCTCTGCGACAGTACCGAAGGGGGAGTGGCCGTGCGGCGGCGGGCGTAGATGTCAGGTCAGCCGGCACCGGGCCGCTTCACCCGGAAGAGCGCTAACCGGAAGAGCGTTAATACGCCCGCGTCGTGACGTTCCGCTTACGATCAGTCACATGCCGCAGGAACCGGTCGGCCGCACGGCGTCGCGCAAGCCGACCCTCGCACTCCTCGTGGGCCTGACTCTGTTGCTCATGGCCCACGTCGTGGCGTGTGCCGCGCATGCGGCCGCGAGCCACCCCCACCCTGCGGCGGCCGCGCCCTCGGCGCACGCGGAGTCCGGCGCCGACGACCCGCCGTGGGTCTCCGCCGCGTCGGACTGCGCGGCGAACGGTGAAGGCGACGACGACCCAGGACACGGCGCCACCTGCTGCGACCCGGCCGACTGGACCGCGAACGTACGCGCGCCGGCAGGGGCCCTGCTGCTGACCTTGTCGCTGCTCGCCCTCCTCGTGCTCCGCGGCCGCGGGGAGGAACCGGCCACATCCGGCGGGCCACCCGGGCGACGAGAAATCTCCGACGGACTGCCCCTCGGCGGTCCCCGACTGCTGCGACTCGTCTGCGTCAGCCGTACGTGACGTCGCCCGCCCGGCACGCCCGCCGGGTGTCCGGCACACCTCCCCGTACGGCACAGACACGCGGCCTCATCGCGGGCCGCGGAAGGACCACGACATGAGCACGGCCCTGCGCAGGATCTCCTCGCGCGACATCTCCTCCTTCCTCGCGGCACATGAACTCCCCGACCCGCTCGGCGCACCGCGCCGGTCACCCGCCGGCCTGGTCGGCAACACCCCCGTCCTGTGGATCGGCGAACCCTTCAACCCCGCGGGACGGGGTTTCTGGGCCAAACTCGAAGGCGCCAACCCTGGCGGCATCAAGGACCGTCCGGCGCTGCACATGGTCTCCGCGGCGCGCGAGCGCGGCGACCTCGCGCCCTGCGCCCCGATCATCGAGTCCACCAGCGGCACCCTCGGCCTGGGCCTGGCGCTGGCCGGGATCACCTACGGCCACCCGGTCACGCTGGTCACCGACCCCGGCCTGGAGCCACTGATGGCGCACCAGCTCCGCGCCCTCGGCGCGCACGTGGACGTCGTCACCGAGCCGCACCCGGTGGGAGGCTGGCAGGAAGCCCGCCGGCAACGGGTCGGCGAACTGCTCGCCCGTACGCCCTCGGCCTGGTGCCCCGATCAGTACAACAACCCCGACAACGTCGCCGCCTACGCCCCGCTCGCCCTCGAACTCACCGTCCAGCTCGGCCGGATCGACGTCCTCGTGGCCGCGGTCGGCACCGGCGGACACTCGGCGGGCATCGCCCGCACCCTGCGCGCCTTCCACCCGGAGCTCAGACTCGTCGGCGTCGACTCGGTGCACTCGACCGTCTTCGGCCAGCCGGCGGGCCCGCGCCTGATGCGGGGCCTCGGCAGCAGCATCCATCCGGGCAATGTCGACCACGCGGCCTTCGCGGAGGTCCACTGGGTCGCTCCCGGCGAGGCGGTGTGGACCTGCCGCGAACTGGCCCGCGGCCACTACGCCAGCGGCGGATGGAGCGTCGGCGCGGTGGCGCTGGTGGCGAACTGGCTGGCCCGTACGCAGCCCGCGCGCACCCGTATCGCGGCGGTCTTCCCCGACGGTGTGCACCGCTACTGGGACACGGTCTACAGCGACGACTACTGCCGGACCCACGACCTCCTCCGTCGACTCCCGGCCGCCGAGCCGGACGAGATCGCGCACCCCGGCGAGCGTACGGTCGAGCGCTGGACCCGCTGCACCGGCGTCACCGCACCCGTCGGGACGGGAGGGGCGGCGCGATGAAGTCACTCGCCGAGCAGTTCCGTTCGTTCAACGGATGCGTCCGGCTGCTGATGGTTCAGCAGTTCACCATCAACACCGCGTTCTACATGCTGATGCCCTATCTCGCCGTTCATCTCGCGGACGGGCTGGGGATGGCCGCCTGGGCGGTCGGCCTGGTGCTGGGGGTGCGCAACTTCACCCAGCAGGGGATGTTCCTGATCGGTGGCACGCTCGCCGACCGGCTCGGCCACAAGCCCATGATCATGGCCGGATGCGGGCTCCGTACCGTCGGATTCGGCCTGCTGGGGTTCGTGGACTCGCTGCCGGCTCTCGTCGCGGCCTCGGCGTTGACGGGGTTCGCCGGAGCCCTGTTCAACCCGGCGGTCCGCGCCTGTCTCGCGCAGGAGGTGGGGGAGCGGAGAGTGGCGGCGTTCGCGACGTTCAACGTCTTCTACCAGGCCGGGATGTTCGTCGGTCCGCTGGTCGGACTCGCGCTGCTGTCCGCCGACTTCGGGCTGGTCTGCTCCGTCGCCGCGCTGCTGTTCCTCGCCCTGACGGTCATTCAGTTCCGCATGCTGCCCGATCGCGGGGGCAACTCGACGACGGAACCCGGCGGCCTGCTCGCCGACTGGCGCACCGTCGTCCGCAACCGGCCCTTCCTGCTCTTCTCCGCCGCCATGATCGGCTCGTACGTCCTGTCCTTCCAGGTCTACCTCGCGCTGCCGTTGCAGGCGCACCGGGTGGCCCCGGACAGCGGCGACGCGGTGACCACGGCCCTGTTCGCGGTCTCCGCCGGGGTGGCCGTGGCCGGACAGATGAAGATCACGGCATGGGTGCGGGCGCGATGGACCGCGCGTCGCGCCATCGTCCACGGCATCGCACTCATGGGCGCTGCCTTCCTGCCCTTGCTCCTCGACACCGGAGCGGTGACCGGAGACACCGGTGCCATCGGCCGGCTGACGGCTCTGGCCCCCCTGTTCGCGACGGTCACCCTGCTCGGACTGGGCACGGCCGTGGTCTACCCGTTCGAGATGGACACCGTCGTCTCGCTCGCCGGCGGGCGGCTGGTCGCCACCCACTACGGCCTGTACAACACCGTCTCCGGACTCGGTATCACTCTGGGAAACCTGATCACGGGCGCCCTCTGGGACGCCGCCGAACGCGAGGGGCACCCGGAGTTGACGTGGTGGGCGCTCGCGGCGACGGGCGCGCTCTGTGCCGGATGCGTCGGCCTGCTGGCCCGCTCGGGCCGCCTGACACCTCGGGCCGAGCCGGAACTCGCCGTGGTGGCCATGTCCAGCAACAGGTGACCGGGGCGCCGGGCAGGCCCGTGCGCGGCTGATCCCTAGGTGTTCTCTGCCCTGGACATGCGCAGGGCGAGGTCCCGGAGCAGATCGGCCGTCTTGATGTCGGTTCGGCCGGAGTCGTGGATGTCGGCGAGTTCGGAGAAGAGGAAGGCGAAGGCGCCCACGAGCGAGATGGCGGCGGGCAGGTAGGCGTCTGCGACGGCCTGGCCCGCCTCCGCGGGTCCCGCGTCGGCGGGCACCTCGACGCGGGGGAACACCTCTGTGACCAGCGCGCCGAGGTGGGTCTCGGCCGACTCGACCTCGGCGTCCTCGTCCTGGGCGATCCTGCGCACCATCGCGTTGGTCTCGGTGAGGACGCCGATGGCGCGCAGGATGATCTCCGTCTGTTCCATGCCGTGAGCCTAGACGGGCGAAGCCCCGCTGTGACCTCGGTATTCGATTCGAGATGGTAGACAGTGGCCATGAACGACTTCTCCCGCTCCCGCCCGGCCCGCGCACGATGACCGCAGGCATCGACACCCCGGACCGCCGGGGCCGCACCGGACTCGACCGCGTCGGCCGCGACCTGACCGGCAACCCCCGCGTCAAGATCCGGGACGTGCAACTCCTGTCCTGCCACTGGTACGTGGAGCGCACCACCACTTTCGACTTCCGGCACGCCGACGGCACCTGGAGCACCCAGGAGCGCGAGACGCACGACCGCGGCAACGGCGCCACCCTCCTCCTGTACGACGCCGAACGCGAAACCGTGCTGCTGACCAGGCAGTTCCGCTACCCCGTGTACGTCAACGGGCACCCCGACGGCATGTTGATCGAGACACCGGGCGGGCTGCTCGACGAGGAGGACGAGCATCCCGAAGTCGCCGTGCGGCGCGAGGTCATCGAGGAGACCGGGCACACCGTCGGCGAGGTCCACCACGTCTTCGACGTCTACATGAGCCCGGGCTCGGTCACCGAGCGGGTGAGTTTCTACGCCGCCTCGTACGGCCCCTCCACCCGTACCCACGAGGGCGGCGGGCTTGACGAGGAAGGCGAGGACATCGAGATCGTCGAACTGCCCTTCCGCAGCGCCCTGGACATGATCCGCACCGGGGAGATCGCCGACGCGAAGACCATCATGCTGCTGCAATGGGCAGCCCTGGAAGGACCGTTCAACAAGGCTTGACAACAAGGCTTGACTTAAAGAGCACTTCAAGTTCCAGACTCCTGTTCAGGCCCGCGGATTTCGGGCCCGAACGGGAGGGACACCATGAAGTACCGCACGATCGGCACCGACCCGAAGACCCGCCGTGAGGTGAGCGTGCTCGCACTCGGTGCGATGCTGTTCGGCTCACGGACGGACGAGAAGACCTCCTTCGCCGTCCTCGACCGTTATGTCGAGGCCGGCGGGAACTTCATCGACACCTCCGACAACTACGCCTTCTGGACCGACGACAGCCAGGGCGGCCAGAGCGAGGCGCTGCTCGGACGCTGGCGGCGCAGCCGCGGCATCGGCGACGAGATCGTCATCGCGACCAAACTGGGCGCGCGGCCGCTGGCCCCCGGCACCGGATACATCGACAACCCGGAGGGCCTGTCCGCCAAGGTGATCCGCGAGGCGGCCCAGCGCAGCCAGGAACGCCTCGGCGTGGAGAAGATCGACCTGCTGTACGCGCACATAGAGGACCGAACCGTGGAACCGCGGGAGACCGTGGAGGCGTTCGGTGAGCTGGTCGCCGAGGGCGGTGTCGGGCTGCTCGGGGTGAGCAACCACGCCATCTGGCGGGTGGAGCGGGCCCGCGCCCTCGCCGCCGCGGCCGGACTGCCCGGCTATGAGGTCCTGCAGTACCACCACAGCCTCCTGCGGCCGCGCGCCGACGTGCCCAGCGAACTCTTCCCCGAGGGCAATCTCGGCGCGGCGACGGGGGAACTGCTCAGCTATCTGCGAGCCGAGCCCGCGCTGACGCTGGTCGCCTACTCGCCCCTGCTGACCGGCGCGTACGTACGGCCGGACAAGCCGCTGCTGTCCGCCTACGACCACCCGGGAACGCCGGCCCGGCTCGCCGTGCTGCGGGACGTGGCGAAGGAGACGGGGGCGAGCCTCAACCAGGTGGTGCTGGCCTGGCAGATCGGTGCCGAGTTGCCGGTGATCCCCCTCGCCGGGGCGTCCTCCGTGGCCCAGCTGGAGGAGAACCTGGCCGCGGTGGAGCTGGAACTGACGGCGGATCAGCGGGCCCGGCTGGACGCCGCTCACTGAGAGGAACGGCACGGTCCTCGTCGTGGCCGGTGGCTAAGCAGGTCGGGTGAAGTCCGCTGCGGTTCCGCAGCGCCCTGAAGGGGCGCGGGGAACTGCGCGACCAGCCACGACGGTGCCGCAGACGATCGACGGCATATCGCGGCACATCCAGCGGAGCGCTTAGTGGCCACCGCCGCGCCGTGACCGGCGTGTGGTCAGCAGGAGCGCGATGTCGTCGGGGCGCTGAATGGCCTGCCGGGCCTCCGCGGTGAGCAGGTCGGCCGCACGGGACAACGAGGGGCTGCCCGGCCTGCCGTGCGGGGTGCCCGCGCGGGCCAGGGCCGCGCGGAGGATCTCGACGCCCTCGTCGATGTCGGTGCCGGGCCGCTCGACCAGGCCGTCCGTGTACAGGGCCAGCACGGCGTCGGGTTCCAGCAGCAGCTCCGTCACCGGGTACTGGGCCCGCGGGTCCACTCCGAGCACCACCCCGCCGGGCAGGTCCAGCACCTCGGTGCGGCCGTCCGGATGGCGCAGCAGGGGCTGCGGATGGCCGGCCCGGGCGGCTCGGGCGACTCCCGTGACCGGGTCGACCCTGACGTAGCAGCAACTGGCGAACTGACCCGGATCGAGATCGATGAGCAGCTGGTTGGTGCCGCTCATCACCTCGTCCGGGGAATGGTCGCCGAGCGTGAACGCCCGTACCGCGCTGCGCAGTTGGCCCATCGTGGCCGCCGCCTGGACGCCGTGCCCCTGTACGTCGCCGATGACCAGGGCGAGCCCGTCGCCCGCCTTCACGACGTCGTACCAGTCGCCGCCCACATCCATGCCCACGGTGCCGGGCAGATACCGCCCGGCCGTCTTCACCAGCGGGTGAGCCGACAGCCGGTGCGGCAGCAGGGCCTCCTGCAGCCCGCGGGCGAGGGCGGACTCGTCGTCGTAGCGCCGGGCCCGCTCCAGGGCCTGCGCGATCAGCCCGGCGAGCGCCGTCAGCACCGTACGGTCCTCGGTGCTGAAGTCGCGGGAGCGGTCGAAGCCGAGGATGCAGGAGCCTACCGGCCGCCCCGAGGCGATCAGCGGCAGGAAGGCACGGGCCCCCTCCTTGGCGTCCAGCGCGATATCCGGATAGGCGGCCGCCAGCTGCCGCATCGACTCGAAGAAGAGCGGGCGGCCGCTGGTGAGTGCCTCGACCCCGGGCAGCTTGGCGTCCAGGCCCACCCCGTCGAACGGGGCGAGGAATCCCTGCGGGAAGCCGGTCTCCCAGGCCAGGTACATGCGCCGGTCCTGGAGCAGATAGATGGCGAGCCGGCGTCCGCCGAACGCGGGCAGCAGTTCCCGCATCACCACCTCGGACACCTGGCGGGCCGTCACCGCCTCGGTCAGTGCGATGGCGAGGATGATGGGCCGGTACTGCGGCGGTGTCGTCGGGACACCGGACATGGGCTCGTCGGCATCGGGCCCCACCGGCACGGCCGCCATCGCCCGCTCGTCGTACGGGATGGCCTCCGCGGTGTCCGCGACCCGCCCCATCGGCACGATCTTGCACGTCAGGCTGTTGGGGCCGGGGTAGACGGACAGCGTCAGCCAGGTGCCTCCGGTGCGCCCCGGAGTCTCCTCGCGGCCGTCTCCGTGCGGTCGTCTGATCTGGAAGTGCACCGGATCCGGCGACAGCAGCGCCCCACGCAGATGATCTTCGTAGGCCGGCCGGTCCAGCCAGGGCACCGCGTCCCACAGGGGACGCCCCAGCAGCTCCGGGAGCGGCCGGCCGAGCAGCTCGGCGGCGCGCGGGTTGGCGTAGGTGATCAGTCCGAGCCGGTCGAAGGCGAACACACCCTCCGGCAGCAGATCCGCCGCTCCGTCCGCCGCCGGGCCCGGGCCGGGATCCACGACCACGCCGCTGACCCGGTACGGCGGGGCGGGCGCGGCACCCGAGATCCACAGCTCCAGCAGACGCAGTCCGCCGTCCGCGGTGCGCACCGGCAGCGGGTGGGGCGGCGGGCTCCCGGCCGCCGTGTCGCGCAGCGCCGCCAGCAGCAGTCGGGGATCGTCGCGGGTGACCGCACGGGCCAGCGCCTCCGGCGTTCCGGTGAAGCCCTCGCGGCTGGTGCCGAGCAGGGCCCACAGGGCGTCGTCGGCGATGACCGTGTCGTCGGTGGGATCCCAGGTGAAGCCGCCGACACACCGGGAGGAAGGAGCGTCGGCCGGTGGCCGCGTGCACAGCGGCTCCCCGTCCCAGAAGACGCTCTGCCCGTTCTTGTCCAGCGACGCCAGAACGGCACCCAGTTCCTCGGCCACCGCCGTCATCCGGTCACGGTCCGGCAGCACCTCGGTGGCGTCCGACGCCGAGGGCCGCAGCACCGTGAGGACGCCGAACGGCGTCGCGGCGCCCACGACAGGGACATACAGCGAACCGAAAGGGAACGGCAGTCCCGCGGCGAGCTGCGGGTAGCGGCGCATCGTCTCCGTGGGGTCGGTGAGCAGCACCTCCACGCCGAGCCGATGGGCGTCGGCGGCGGGGAACGGGCGGTCCACGTGCATGCGCCACCAGGGGCGGAACAGCGGGCCGGGCAGCCCCGCGAGCACGGCCAGCCTGAGCAGCCCGGGCGTACTCGAACGCAGGTATACGCCTCCCGCGAAGCCGCGCGCCGCCCGGATCGCGTCCGTCACGGCGCCGCTGAGCAGGTCGGCCAGGCTTGCCAGCGCCTGGTCCTCACGCTCGGCGCTCCCAGTCATCGGTCTGCCCTCGTCCGCCCACCGCCAGGGGGGTACCACAGCAAGAATGCGCCTCCCAGGCCCCTGACCGCACCTCGACGCCCTCCCGGGCACGGCGTCGCGCGGCCGTTTCCGCGGCTGCGCTCGCTTGTGCCCAGCGCGAAGATACCGGGTCGTACGAGGTTCGGGAGCCGCTCGTACGCGAGTGATTCAGGAACCCGGTCCGGGAGCGAGCGTCTCGGCGGCGACGGCCGCCACAGCCGCGGCGACGGCGGCGAGCGCGGGGGAGTCGAGTTTCCACTGCTGCCAGAACAGCGGAACGTCGACCGCCCGGTCCGGCGCGAGGTTGACCAACCGCCCGGCCCGCAGCAGCGGTTCGGCCTGCACTTCGGGCACCATTCCCCAGCCCATGCCGGCCACGACGGCGTCCACGAACCCCTCCGACGTGGGCATGAAGTGCCGCAGCGCGCCGGCGCCGCGTCCGCCCCGGAACGCGCGGACGAAGTCGTCCTGGAGGCCGTCGTTGCGGTCGAACACGACCAGGGGCGCGTCGCCGATCACGTCCCGCAGCGGCGTCTTCGGCGGGCCGCCGAGCCATCGCCCGGCGAAACCGGGGCTCGCGACCGGCAGGTAGCGCATGCGGCCGAGCGCGCGGACCGAGCAGCCCGTGACCGCGTCCGGTGACGAGGTCACTGCCGCCATCACCAGCCCCTCGCGCAACAGCGTGGCCGTATGGTCCTGGTCCTCGCGGCGCAGCTCGAAACAGAGCCGCAGCTCCTCCGGGACACGGGTCAGCGCGGGGAGGAACCACGTCGCCAGGGAGTCGGAGTTCACGGCGATCGACAGCCGCGTCGGCTCCCCGGAACCGGTCAGACCGAGCTCGGCCCGCGCGTCGCGCTCCAGCCGGGCCAGCTGACGCGCGAAGCGCACCACGACTTCGCCCGAATCGGTCGGCCGTACCGGTTTCGTCCGCATCAGCAGGACCCGGCCCGTGCGCTGTTCGAGCGCCTTGACGCGCTGGCTGACCGCCGACGGCGTCACATGGAGGGCGGCGGCCGCCGCGTCGAAGGTGCCCTCGTCGACCACCGCGAGCAGCGTGCGCACCTGGTCGAGGGGGAGTTCCGTCATCACGAACGCTAATGATACGTAAGAATCTTTAGCTGTACTCTTGACGATCATCTTTCTAGCGTCGATGTCATGACAGACGCCCTGACCGCCGTGGCCGCCGGATTCGGCACCGGCCTCTCCCTCATCGTCGCCATCGGCGCCCAGAACGCGTTCGTGCTGCGCCAGGGCATCCGCCGGGACGCGATCCTCACCGTGGTGGGCATCTGCGCCCTGTCCGACGCGGCGCTCATCGCGCTGGGTGTCGGCGGGGTGGGTGCGGTGGTCGTGGCCTGGCCGGCGGCCCTCACCGCGGTCGGGCTGGTCGGCGGCGCCTTCCTCCTGGTCTACGGATTCCTCGCCGCACGGCGGGTCCTGAAGCCCTCGGCCCTCAAAGCGGCGACCGTGCCGACGGGCTCGCGGCGTCGCGCCGTACTCACCTGCCTGGCCCTGACCTGGCTCAACCCGCACGTCTACCTCGACACCGTGTTCCTGCTCGGCTCGATCGCGGCCGACCGCGGCCCGCTGCGCTGGACCTTCGGCCTGGGCGCGGCCCTGGCCAGCCTGTGCTGGTTCGTCGCGCTCGGCTTCGGCGCCCGGCTGCTCAGCCGCTTCCTGGCCCGGCCCTCGTCCTGGCGCGTGCTGGACGGCCTGGTCGCCACGACGATGATCGCCATGGGTGCCTCGCTGATCGCCGGTGCCTGAGGTGTTGTAGTCCCTGCGGCCCCCGCAAGTCCGGTCCCCCGTGGACGCGTTCCGCTCCCGCTCGGCCATAGTGATCCCTGAACCGAAAGATGTATCGAGCAGCCAGGACGAGCGTGGACACGAGCGAGAACAGTACGGACAGCGGCCCCGCGGCACAGGACCGGACACCGGCACCGGAGCGGGCGAACCGGAGCGGATGGCGCCGCTGGGCGATGGACACCCGGCCGCTGCGCCGCCCCGCCTACCGCCGGCTGTGGTCCTCGACCGTCGTCACGACGGTGGGCAGCCAGCTCACCGCCGTGGCCGTGCCCAAGCAGATCTACGACATCACCGGCTCTTCGGCCTGGGTCGGCTACGCGAGCCTCGCCGGACTGCTGCCCCTCGTGGTCTTCGCGCTGTGGGGCGGCGCCATCGCCGACAGCATGGACCGGCGCAAGCTGCTCCTCATCACCAACAGCGGTATAGCCGTCACCTCGCTGCTCTTCTGGATACAGGCCGTCACCGGACTCGGCTCGGTGCTCGTCCTGATGGCGCTGCTCGCCCTCCAGCAGGCGTTCTTCGGCCTCAACTCCCCGGCCCGCAGCGCCTCCATCGCCCGCCTGGTCCCCGCGGAAGAACTGCCCGCGGCCAACGCGCTCGGCGCGACCGTCATGCAGACCGGCCTGGTGATGGGGCCACTGCTCGCCGGTGTGCTCATCCCCGTCGTCGGCCTGCCCGAGCTCTATCTGATCGACGCGCTCGCCCTCTGCTTCACCGTGTGGGCGGTGGTGCGGCTCCCCGCCCTGCCCCCGCTGACGGAAGGGGCGGCCCAGCGGGCGGGCTGGCGCGAGGTCGCCGCCGGCTTCCGCTACATCTCGGCGCACAAGGTGCTGCTGCTGTCCTTCCTCGCCGACATCATCGCCATGGTCTTCGGCATGCCCCGCGCCCTGTTCCCGCAGCTCGCCACACACACGTACGCGCCCTACGGCGAAGGGCTCGCACTCGGCCTGCTGTTCGCGGCGATCCCCATCGGCGCGATGATCGGCGGACTGATGTCGGGCACCTTCTCCCGCGCCCGCAGACACGGCCTGATGGTCATCGTCGCGGTCGCGGCATGGGGCGCGGCCATCACCGGGTTCGGGCTCAGCACCAGCCTGTGGGTGGCGGTGGCCTTCCTCGCCGCGGCCGGGATCGCCGACATGGTCTCCAGCG containing:
- a CDS encoding LysE/ArgO family amino acid transporter → MTDALTAVAAGFGTGLSLIVAIGAQNAFVLRQGIRRDAILTVVGICALSDAALIALGVGGVGAVVVAWPAALTAVGLVGGAFLLVYGFLAARRVLKPSALKAATVPTGSRRRAVLTCLALTWLNPHVYLDTVFLLGSIAADRGPLRWTFGLGAALASLCWFVALGFGARLLSRFLARPSSWRVLDGLVATTMIAMGASLIAGA
- a CDS encoding MFS transporter, producing MDTSENSTDSGPAAQDRTPAPERANRSGWRRWAMDTRPLRRPAYRRLWSSTVVTTVGSQLTAVAVPKQIYDITGSSAWVGYASLAGLLPLVVFALWGGAIADSMDRRKLLLITNSGIAVTSLLFWIQAVTGLGSVLVLMALLALQQAFFGLNSPARSASIARLVPAEELPAANALGATVMQTGLVMGPLLAGVLIPVVGLPELYLIDALALCFTVWAVVRLPALPPLTEGAAQRAGWREVAAGFRYISAHKVLLLSFLADIIAMVFGMPRALFPQLATHTYAPYGEGLALGLLFAAIPIGAMIGGLMSGTFSRARRHGLMVIVAVAAWGAAITGFGLSTSLWVAVAFLAAAGIADMVSSVFRVAILLSAATDEMRGRMQGVFTVVVVGGPRLADVLHGTVGSVLGARAAVAGGGLLVIAAVLGLAAVTPALRRYTI